Part of the Tetragenococcus koreensis genome, CGGCTCTCTCCTTAAAGGGTAAATAAAAGTTTACTTTTTTCATCTATATCTGATTTTTGCTACATAATTATTTCTGCAAAGGAGAGATATTTATGTTCAAATTTATCAGAAAAAATGCAAGTTTTGCTCAACTAGCGAGTATAAACTTATTTTCAAAAACTGGCGATCGGCTATTTTACACAGCCATGCTTACGTTAGCTGCTTCTTTACCAGAAGCTAATCTTGCTGTAATGATTGTCTCTATTTCTGAAACCTTACCCGTGTTGCTGAGCTTTTTGTTAGGCAGCCTTGCTGACCGAAGAAATAACAAAATTGAACTTCTCATTAACAATTCTTTTTTTAGAACTTTCTTATACTTATTTATCGGCCTACTATTTAATTACTCAACCACATTTCCATTAGTCCTATGTATAGCCGCACTTAATTTTGTTTCCGATCTATCAGGTAATTATTCTTCAGCTCTTGTCGCTCCCTTTTCTAAACTTTTAGTTCAGCCAAAAGATATGCAACGAGCTCAAGGCATCATAAGCATTACTGCCCAACTGGTCAACATTGTTGCTACTTTTGCTGGTTCTATTCTTCTAACGTTTTTCATTGCTGGAACAATAGCTTATATTAACGCTATGCTCTTCTTTATTGTGGGTATAAGTTATATTTTTATACGTTCCAAATTATTAGTGGTAGAAAAAGAACTTCCTACTATCACAGAAGAAAAAACGACCACTGAGAACATTAAAAATAATTTTAAAACTTTATATCAAGATAAGTTCATTTTGAATGATCTCTGTCAGCTTTCCCTACTTAACGGCGTCTTCGGTGGACTAACTCCCATCTTCGTTATTTTCATACAAAACGACAATGTTTCATTATTTCTATCTAGACCGCTAACAATTTCTTTACTCTCGGG contains:
- a CDS encoding MFS transporter, which codes for MFKFIRKNASFAQLASINLFSKTGDRLFYTAMLTLAASLPEANLAVMIVSISETLPVLLSFLLGSLADRRNNKIELLINNSFFRTFLYLFIGLLFNYSTTFPLVLCIAALNFVSDLSGNYSSALVAPFSKLLVQPKDMQRAQGIISITAQLVNIVATFAGSILLTFFIAGTIAYINAMLFFIVGISYIFIRSKLLVVEKELPTITEEKTTTENIKNNFKTLYQDKFILNDLCQLSLLNGVFGGLTPIFVIFIQNDNVSLFLSRPLTISLLSGLITIFMMVGNSISSNLFKNTPTSTLNSTANLFIGIVGVGFILNNLYIVLISSSFIALLLGIVSPRFTAKIVNNYPTEHLGGIVTTVNSLLVLTPPITSFIFPLFANIGETFAYLCFLFYGLLLILISFLILKKKAFK